A genomic stretch from Aedes albopictus strain Foshan chromosome 2, AalbF5, whole genome shotgun sequence includes:
- the LOC115262014 gene encoding uncharacterized protein LOC115262014 gives MSVFQYYLVNVRERSNENMYSLAFLVILGLSTVSGYLPPSMSVCNRDAPDLDKCVLAVVEKMRAHIVSGDYGNGTKLPSLDPLYMERLDIDDGTNLQATFRNTVITGAKNFHVDKMHVNPESKTINLLITLDKVVLKGKYNMNLRLGLLLIDGDGDSVLEITDVKLLLKMHYFFAENSSGRKTMQFHPIDVKMKYAGTAKFNMTNLLKGKPRLGQAANDAINESPDVILEKTRQPVEQFFSKLFTTIANGLMNDAEEQEAFPL, from the exons ATGTCAGTTTTCCAGTATTATTTGGTGAACGTTAGGGAGCGGAGCAACGAAAATATGTATAGTCTAGCTTTTCTGGTGATATTAGGTCTTAGTACCGTTAGTGGCTATTTGC CTCCGTCCATGAGTGTTTGCAATCGAGATGCTCCCGATTTGGATAAGTGCGTTCTGGCCGTAGTGGAGAAAATGCGAGCACACATCGTTTCCGGCGATTACGGAAACGGAACCAAGTTGCCAAGTTTGGATCCGCTCTACATGGAGCGGTTAGATATTGACGATGGAACAAACCTGCAAGCAACGTTTCGAAACACAGTTATCACGGGAGCCAAGAACTTTCACGTGGATAAAATGCA TGTCAACCCCGAAAGCAAGACAATAAATCTGTTGATCACCTTAGATAAAGTTGTACTGAAGGGAAAATACAACATGAATTTGAGGCTTGGATTGCTTCTAATCGACGGAGATGGAGACTCGGTTTTAGAAATCA CTGACGTGAAATTGCTGCTCAAAATGCACTACTTCTTCGCCGAGAACAGCAGTGGACGTAAAACGATGCAGTTCCACCCGATAGATGTTAAAATGAAGTACGCCGGTACGGCCAAGTTCAATATGACCAACCTTTTGAAAGGAAAACCACGCCTAGGACAGGCTGCAAACGATGCCATCAACGAAAGCCCGGATGTGATATTGGAGAAAACGAGGCAGCCGGTAGAGCAATTCTTCTCCAAACTTTTCACCACGATTGCCAATGGACTGATGAACGATGCTGAAGAACAGGAAGCGTTTCCTCTGTGA